One Methanobacterium sp. genomic region harbors:
- a CDS encoding nitroreductase family protein: MSEFNLNRSACSSCGTCVSACTSGRLKMNTNPEVIADMRCIECGHCEAMCPEGAINISGPELEAPMVDISSKISPEDMGNYMRNRRSIRNYKKRPIPRETIEEIMDVVRFAPSGGNQQPVEWIIIEDPQKVKELAGLVIKWMEKLVEENSPFVQILPVESLISVWKSGLDPILRGAPNLFVATAKSGEGSTPMDGIIALSYLDLLLPSFGLGSCWAGFLQMAADFELIREFLGLKDGEVFLGALMAGYPECKFFRVPKRKKLSVMYI, from the coding sequence ATGTCTGAATTTAATCTAAACCGAAGTGCATGCAGCAGCTGCGGGACATGCGTATCTGCATGTACTTCAGGCCGTTTAAAAATGAATACAAATCCTGAAGTTATTGCAGATATGAGATGTATAGAATGCGGGCACTGCGAAGCAATGTGCCCAGAAGGGGCTATTAATATTTCCGGCCCTGAACTTGAGGCCCCAATGGTTGATATAAGCTCCAAAATTTCACCTGAAGATATGGGAAACTACATGAGAAACCGCAGGTCAATCAGGAACTACAAAAAGAGGCCAATTCCCCGCGAAACCATTGAAGAAATCATGGATGTTGTAAGGTTTGCACCCTCTGGTGGTAACCAGCAGCCTGTTGAATGGATCATCATCGAAGACCCTCAGAAGGTTAAAGAACTGGCGGGACTGGTTATAAAATGGATGGAAAAATTAGTGGAGGAAAATTCACCATTTGTTCAGATACTCCCAGTAGAATCTTTAATCAGTGTCTGGAAAAGCGGTTTAGACCCTATTTTAAGAGGGGCGCCTAATTTATTCGTTGCCACCGCTAAATCCGGCGAGGGAAGTACACCAATGGATGGGATCATTGCATTGAGCTATCTGGACTTACTGCTGCCGTCTTTTGGTCTTGGCTCATGTTGGGCTGGTTTCCTTCAAATGGCGGCTGATTTTGAACTTATAAGGGAATTTCTGGGATTAAAGGATGGTGAAGTATTTTTGGGAGCTTTAATGGCAGGTTATCCTGAGTGTAAGTTTTTCAGGGTCCCTAAACGGAAAAAACTGTCTGTAATGTATATTTAA